Proteins found in one Homalodisca vitripennis isolate AUS2020 chromosome 4, UT_GWSS_2.1, whole genome shotgun sequence genomic segment:
- the LOC124360175 gene encoding BTB/POZ domain-containing protein KCTD16 yields the protein MQTQESAMDLPAVVELNVGGVFYTTTLTTLTRDQDSTLTHYFTKAPPPKDAKGKFFIDRDGVLFRYVLDYLRNQTLVLPESFREKERLRQEATFYGLPGMVEAVANSPSSSGKQPGFITIGYRGSFAFGRDGLADVKFRKITRILVCGRVNLCRDVFGETLNESRDPDHGLSDRYTARFFLKHSSIEQAFDMLQEQGFRMAGSCGSGTAGGTAADLKPGVDAEESRWNHYNEFVFVRD from the coding sequence ATGCAGACACAGGAGTCTGCCATGGACCTGCCGGCCGTGGTCGAACTGAACGTGGGAGGAGTCTTCTACACGACCACGCTGACCACTCTCACTCGAGACCAGGACTCTACTCTCACACATTATTTCACCAAGGCTCCTCcgccgaaggatgccaaggggaagTTCTTCATCGACCGAGACGGAGTGCTCTTCCGCTACGTCCTCGACTACCTGAGGAACCAGACGCTGGTGCTTCCCGAGAGCTTCCGCGAGAAGGAGCGGCTGCGACAGGAGGCGACCTTCTACGGACTCCCCGGCATGGTGGAGGCGGTCGCCAACTCCCCGTCGTCTTCCGGCAAACAGCCCGGTTTCATCACCATCGGCTACCGCGGCAGCTTCGCCTTCGGGAGGGACGGCTTGGCCGACGTCAAGTTCCGCAAGATCACGCGCATCTTGGTGTGCGGCCGAGTTAACTTGTGTCGCGACGTATTCGGCGAGACACTCAACGAGAGCCGAGATCCCGACCACGGTCTATCGGACCGCTACACGGCCAGGTTCTTCTTGAAGCACTCCTCCATAGAGCAGGCCTTCGACATGCTGCAGGAGCAGGGGTTCCGCATGGCGGGTTCCTGTGGTTCCGGCACGGCGGGCGGCACGGCGGCGGACCTCAAGCCCGGGGTTGACGCGGAGGAGAGCCGCTGGAACCACTACAACGAGTTCGTGTTTGTGCGCGACTGA